A part of Microbacterium atlanticum genomic DNA contains:
- the panB gene encoding 3-methyl-2-oxobutanoate hydroxymethyltransferase has translation MRAPVTLQRLDEMKARREPIVMVTAYDFPTARTAEQAEVDMVLVGDSGAQVVLGHESTVSVTVDEMLVLARAVRRGVRSAFVVCDVPFGSTEVSDEQAVATAVRFVKEAGADAVKLEGGGAARLSRIRAIAEAGIPVVAHVGLTPQTAVALGGLRAQGRTAESAARLVREALAVQDAGASVLVIEAVPADVAAIVLPALRIPVIGIGAGPADGQVLVMHDLLGITEGKTAAFVKRYAEIGHDMVAGVTAYAQEVREGVFPGPEHGYAATEAAIAAARDALEAAASGIDTSAPGDR, from the coding sequence ATGCGCGCGCCGGTGACGCTGCAGCGACTCGACGAGATGAAGGCGCGCCGCGAGCCGATCGTCATGGTCACGGCGTACGACTTCCCGACCGCGCGCACCGCCGAGCAGGCCGAGGTCGACATGGTGCTGGTCGGCGACTCGGGCGCGCAGGTCGTGCTCGGGCACGAGTCGACCGTGTCGGTGACCGTGGACGAGATGCTGGTGCTCGCGCGAGCGGTGCGTCGCGGCGTGCGCTCCGCGTTCGTGGTGTGCGACGTGCCGTTCGGCTCTACCGAGGTCTCGGACGAGCAGGCCGTGGCGACCGCGGTGCGTTTCGTGAAGGAGGCCGGCGCCGACGCCGTGAAGCTCGAGGGCGGCGGTGCGGCGCGACTCAGCCGCATCCGCGCGATCGCCGAGGCGGGCATCCCCGTCGTCGCCCACGTCGGCCTCACGCCGCAGACCGCGGTCGCCCTCGGTGGTCTGCGTGCCCAGGGCCGCACCGCCGAGTCGGCGGCGCGCCTCGTGCGAGAGGCGCTCGCCGTGCAGGATGCCGGCGCCTCGGTGCTCGTCATCGAGGCGGTGCCCGCCGACGTGGCCGCGATCGTGCTTCCGGCGCTGCGGATCCCCGTGATCGGGATCGGCGCCGGTCCGGCTGACGGGCAGGTGCTCGTGATGCACGACCTGCTCGGCATCACCGAGGGGAAGACCGCCGCGTTCGTCAAGCGCTACGCCGAGATCGGCCACGACATGGTCGCCGGGGTGACCGCGTACGCGCAGGAGGTGCGCGAGGGGGTGTTCCCCGGTCCGGAGCACGGGTACGCGGCGACCGAGGCCGCGATCGCCGCGGCTCGCGACGCGCTCGAGGCCGCGGCATCCGGAATCGACACCTCCGCCCCCGGCGACCGCTGA
- a CDS encoding Gfo/Idh/MocA family protein, translated as MAAATQPVGVGIIGAGNISDQYLTHLTSFPDVRVLAVGDLLEERARAQADAYGVPRAGSVESVLNDPDIDIIVNLTIPAAHVEVSLAIIAAGKHVWTEKPIGIDREESQRLLDAAREAGLRVGVAPDTVLGPGVQTAKRAIARGDIGRPLFATTTFQWQGPELWHPNPAFLYAKGAGPLLDMGPYYVSTLVHVFGPVASVAALGLRGVPTRTVKSGALAGQEFPVEIPSTLSVLMDFEKGGQAQSLYSTDSPLKRHGVVEINGTEGTIVIPDPNMFGGDISIIRPLTDASVSEQEIIAVPQEGVLAGRGLGLLDMARSIREDRPHIATGEFGFHVLDTLLSIEEAAESHGFVEVESTLGEVGSLPADFDPLAATL; from the coding sequence ATGGCCGCCGCCACGCAGCCGGTCGGCGTCGGCATCATCGGCGCCGGCAACATCAGCGACCAGTACCTCACGCACCTCACGAGCTTCCCCGACGTGCGCGTCCTCGCCGTGGGCGACCTCCTCGAGGAGCGCGCACGGGCGCAGGCAGACGCCTACGGTGTGCCGCGCGCCGGCAGCGTCGAGTCGGTGCTGAACGATCCCGACATCGACATCATCGTGAACCTCACGATCCCGGCCGCGCACGTCGAGGTGTCGCTGGCGATCATCGCCGCCGGCAAGCACGTGTGGACCGAGAAGCCGATCGGCATCGACCGCGAGGAGTCGCAGCGTCTGCTCGACGCAGCGCGGGAGGCGGGCCTGCGGGTCGGCGTCGCGCCCGACACGGTGCTCGGCCCCGGGGTGCAGACCGCCAAGCGCGCGATCGCCCGCGGCGACATCGGGCGGCCGCTGTTCGCGACGACCACGTTCCAGTGGCAGGGCCCGGAGCTGTGGCATCCGAATCCCGCCTTCCTGTACGCGAAGGGCGCCGGACCGCTGCTGGACATGGGCCCCTACTACGTCTCGACGCTCGTGCACGTGTTCGGTCCCGTCGCGTCCGTGGCGGCTCTCGGCCTGCGGGGCGTCCCGACCCGCACCGTCAAGTCGGGCGCGCTGGCCGGCCAGGAGTTCCCGGTCGAGATCCCGTCGACGCTGTCGGTGCTGATGGACTTCGAGAAGGGCGGCCAGGCGCAGAGCCTGTACAGCACCGACTCGCCGCTCAAGCGCCACGGCGTCGTGGAGATCAACGGCACCGAGGGCACGATCGTGATCCCCGACCCGAACATGTTCGGCGGCGACATCTCGATCATCCGACCTCTCACCGACGCGTCGGTCAGCGAGCAGGAGATCATCGCGGTGCCGCAGGAGGGCGTGCTCGCCGGTCGAGGCCTCGGCCTGCTCGACATGGCGCGCTCGATCCGCGAGGACCGCCCGCACATCGCCACCGGCGAATTCGGCTTCCACGTGCTCGACACGCTGCTCTCGATCGAGGAGGCCGCCGAGTCCCACGGCTTCGTCGAGGTGGAGAGCACGCTCGGTGAGGTCGGGTCACTTCCCGCGGACTTCGACCCGCTGGCCGCGACGCTGTAG
- a CDS encoding sugar phosphate isomerase/epimerase family protein, whose amino-acid sequence MPVQTSIQLFTVREALEADLEGTLAELAARGFTAAEPYDFVRRAEPLAAALRANGIAAPTGHAFLASTSFVNPDGTTTTRPVPPAEEVFDAAEALGMTTVIEPYTDPALWQSREHIADIARQLNAAAEIGAARGIRVGYHNHAHELEATFDGRTGLEVFADQLDERVVLEVDLYWVARAGVDSPALLRALGDRVIAVHVKDGTLDPEAVAAYPPADQVPAGRGVVPLEEALAAASALEVAVVEFDHFPGDLFDAVEQSRRFLDERGQGDQGAA is encoded by the coding sequence ATGCCGGTCCAGACATCCATCCAGCTGTTCACCGTCCGAGAGGCGCTCGAGGCCGACCTCGAAGGCACGCTGGCCGAACTCGCCGCGCGCGGCTTCACCGCGGCCGAACCCTACGACTTCGTGCGCCGCGCCGAGCCGCTCGCCGCCGCGCTGAGGGCCAACGGCATCGCGGCCCCCACCGGTCACGCCTTCCTCGCCTCGACATCGTTCGTGAACCCCGACGGCACGACGACGACCCGTCCCGTCCCTCCGGCCGAGGAGGTCTTCGACGCCGCCGAGGCTCTCGGCATGACGACGGTGATCGAGCCCTACACCGACCCCGCCCTCTGGCAAAGCCGGGAGCACATCGCCGACATCGCCCGGCAGCTGAACGCCGCCGCCGAGATCGGCGCCGCGCGCGGCATCCGCGTCGGGTACCACAATCACGCCCACGAGCTCGAGGCGACGTTCGACGGCCGGACGGGCCTCGAGGTCTTCGCCGACCAGCTCGATGAGCGCGTCGTGCTGGAGGTCGACCTGTACTGGGTGGCGCGCGCCGGGGTGGACTCCCCCGCCCTGCTGCGCGCCCTCGGCGACCGCGTGATCGCGGTGCACGTCAAGGACGGCACGCTCGACCCCGAGGCCGTCGCCGCCTACCCGCCGGCCGACCAGGTGCCCGCCGGCCGGGGCGTCGTGCCGCTCGAGGAGGCGCTGGCCGCGGCATCCGCTCTCGAGGTCGCGGTGGTCGAGTTCGACCACTTCCCCGGCGACCTGTTCGACGCCGTCGAGCAGAGCCGGCGCTTCCTCGACGAGCGCGGCCAGGGCGACCAGGGCGCCGCCTGA
- a CDS encoding TetR/AcrR family transcriptional regulator has translation MADDEQQPALRGSYAKGIARRQEILDRAIEVFAKRGSDRTSLRAIAEEVGVTHAALKHYFGSLEELLVAVYRQSEERGDDRHPVPLDVTPTELVRRWSDANHEVQGLVQLYSTLVASALEEGHPAAHAFATERFARVRAELAERVRHNQSTGRLRPDVDPEAVAALVVAASDGLQTQWLLDQDAPQDAALRLLDRLLTGPGTPPGAAG, from the coding sequence ATGGCGGACGATGAGCAGCAGCCGGCCCTGCGCGGCTCGTATGCGAAGGGCATCGCCCGTCGCCAGGAGATCCTCGACCGGGCGATCGAAGTCTTCGCGAAACGCGGCTCCGACCGCACCAGCCTCCGCGCCATCGCCGAGGAGGTCGGCGTCACCCACGCCGCCCTCAAGCACTACTTCGGGTCGCTCGAGGAGCTCCTCGTCGCGGTGTACCGGCAGTCCGAGGAGCGCGGGGACGACCGGCATCCGGTCCCGCTCGATGTGACCCCCACCGAGCTGGTGCGACGCTGGAGCGATGCCAACCACGAGGTGCAGGGGCTGGTGCAGCTGTACTCGACCCTCGTCGCGTCGGCGCTGGAGGAAGGCCATCCCGCGGCCCACGCATTCGCGACGGAGCGGTTCGCCCGCGTGCGCGCCGAGCTCGCCGAGCGCGTGCGGCACAACCAGTCGACAGGGAGGCTGCGGCCGGATGTGGACCCGGAGGCGGTGGCGGCACTCGTGGTGGCGGCATCCGACGGCCTGCAGACGCAGTGGCTGCTTGACCAGGACGCGCCGCAGGATGCCGCGCTGCGTCTCCTCGACCGGCTGCTCACCGGCCCCGGAACCCCGCCGGGCGCGGCCGGCTGA